From a single Halobellus ruber genomic region:
- the cysS gene encoding cysteine--tRNA ligase: MTLSVTNTLTGERERFEPRNEDEVLLYVCGLTVSDEAHLGHARLWMHADVMHRWLEHEGYDVRHVENFTDVNEKIVARTGEPGVGDTEPEVADHFTSAVIRDMRGLNLKRAEVYPRVSEHVPEIVDLVETLIDRGYAYESNGSVYFDVTAFEEYGKLSNQDLAAIESQGDEDERAEKRHPADFALWKAGAVAPDDVAEHRDPDLDPIAEPTGETWASPWGEGRPGWHVECSVMSMTHLDDTIDIHVGGRDLVFPHHENEIAQSEAATGETFARYWLHVGLLQTAGDKMSSSLGNFLTVDEALAEYGVDVIRTFYLSTAYRSEQTFGEAEMREAEERWDRLERAYDAAVAACDSTDAYATVADEDLRDAVAETRESFRGAMNDDFNVREAMAALSALGTAVNRHLDGHTEYDYRALREAVETFEELGGDVFGLSLGADATEGGDVTVAGELVELVLEVREAEREAGNYERADELRDELTALGIEVQDGNDGPTYRFE, encoded by the coding sequence ATGACGCTGTCCGTGACCAACACCCTGACGGGGGAGCGCGAGCGCTTCGAGCCGCGGAACGAGGACGAAGTCCTGCTCTACGTCTGTGGGCTGACGGTCTCGGACGAGGCACACCTCGGCCACGCCCGACTCTGGATGCACGCCGACGTGATGCACCGCTGGCTCGAACACGAGGGCTACGACGTGCGCCACGTCGAGAACTTCACCGACGTCAACGAGAAGATCGTCGCGCGGACCGGCGAGCCGGGCGTCGGCGACACCGAACCGGAGGTGGCCGACCACTTCACCTCCGCGGTGATCCGGGACATGCGCGGGTTGAACCTGAAGCGCGCGGAGGTGTACCCCCGCGTCTCCGAACACGTCCCCGAGATCGTCGACCTCGTGGAGACGTTGATCGACCGCGGGTACGCCTACGAGTCCAACGGCTCCGTGTACTTCGACGTCACCGCCTTCGAGGAGTACGGCAAGCTCTCGAACCAGGACTTAGCGGCGATCGAGTCCCAGGGCGACGAGGACGAACGCGCCGAGAAGCGCCACCCCGCTGACTTCGCGCTCTGGAAGGCGGGCGCGGTCGCCCCCGACGACGTTGCCGAGCACCGCGACCCCGACCTCGACCCGATCGCGGAGCCGACCGGCGAGACGTGGGCCTCGCCGTGGGGCGAGGGCCGGCCGGGGTGGCACGTCGAGTGCTCGGTGATGTCGATGACGCATCTGGACGACACCATCGACATCCACGTCGGCGGCCGCGACCTGGTCTTTCCACACCACGAAAACGAGATCGCCCAAAGCGAGGCCGCGACCGGCGAGACGTTCGCCCGGTACTGGCTCCACGTCGGGCTGCTCCAGACCGCCGGCGACAAGATGTCCTCCAGCCTCGGGAACTTCCTCACCGTCGACGAGGCCTTAGCGGAGTACGGCGTGGACGTGATCCGGACGTTCTACCTCTCGACGGCGTACCGCAGCGAGCAGACGTTCGGCGAGGCCGAGATGCGGGAGGCCGAAGAGCGGTGGGACCGGCTGGAACGCGCCTACGACGCCGCGGTCGCGGCCTGTGACAGCACCGACGCCTACGCGACTGTGGCGGACGAGGACCTCCGCGACGCCGTCGCCGAGACGCGGGAATCGTTCCGCGGAGCGATGAACGACGACTTCAACGTCCGGGAGGCGATGGCGGCGCTGTCGGCGCTCGGAACGGCGGTGAACCGCCACCTCGACGGCCACACCGAGTACGACTACCGGGCGCTCCGGGAGGCCGTCGAGACCTTCGAGGAACTCGGCGGCGACGTCTTCGGGCTCTCGCTGGGCGCCGACGCGACCGAGGGCGGCGACGTGACCGTCGCCGGCGAGTTGGTCGAACTCGTGTTGGAGGTCCGGGAGGCCGAACGCGAGGCCGGCAACTACGAGCGGGCCGACGAGCTCAGAGACGAGCTGACGGCGCTCGGGATCGAGGTCCAGGACGGCAACGACGGGCCGACCTACCGGTTCGAGTGA
- a CDS encoding L-lactate dehydrogenase, whose translation MSQRRRGGTVAIVGGAGAVGSTTAFALTSSRLVDEIVLVDIDDERAAGEAMDLAHGTPFVPSTDVRTGEYEDCWDADVVIVTAGASQAPDETRLDLLDRNADMFAEMIPQVTSGLDDDAMVLVVTNPVDVLTHVARTVSDLPAGQVIGSGTVLDTARFRHALGRAFDIDPADVAAHVIGEHGDSEVLVWSTANVGGVPFESYCAHNGIDDVDAFRTRVGDEVRNAAYEIIERKGRTNYRVARSVARIVDGILGDDDAVLTVSTRASGHHGIDHDVTLSLPCVVGRHGVRDVLESELSPAEREALADSATVIRGAIDRLSV comes from the coding sequence ATGTCGCAACGACGCCGCGGGGGAACAGTCGCTATCGTCGGCGGAGCCGGCGCAGTCGGGTCGACGACCGCCTTCGCACTCACCAGCAGCCGCCTCGTCGACGAGATCGTTCTCGTGGACATCGACGACGAGCGGGCGGCCGGCGAGGCGATGGATCTCGCCCACGGCACGCCGTTCGTGCCCTCGACGGACGTCCGCACGGGCGAGTACGAGGACTGCTGGGATGCCGACGTGGTGATCGTCACGGCGGGTGCGAGTCAGGCGCCGGACGAGACGCGCCTGGACCTGCTCGACCGGAATGCCGACATGTTCGCCGAGATGATCCCGCAGGTCACGAGCGGGCTGGACGACGACGCGATGGTGCTCGTGGTCACAAACCCGGTCGACGTCCTCACGCACGTCGCCCGGACCGTCTCGGACCTCCCCGCCGGCCAGGTGATCGGATCGGGCACCGTCCTCGACACCGCGAGGTTCAGACACGCGCTGGGTCGGGCGTTCGACATCGACCCCGCCGACGTCGCGGCGCACGTGATCGGCGAACACGGCGACAGCGAGGTCCTCGTCTGGAGCACGGCGAACGTCGGCGGCGTTCCCTTCGAGTCGTACTGCGCTCACAACGGGATCGACGACGTCGACGCGTTCCGGACGCGGGTCGGCGACGAGGTCCGAAACGCCGCCTACGAGATCATCGAACGGAAAGGCCGCACGAACTACCGCGTCGCGCGGTCGGTGGCGCGGATCGTCGACGGGATCCTCGGCGACGACGACGCGGTCCTCACGGTCTCGACGCGGGCGTCGGGCCACCACGGTATCGACCACGATGTCACCCTGAGCCTCCCGTGTGTCGTCGGTCGTCACGGCGTCCGCGACGTCCTCGAATCGGAGCTCTCGCCCGCGGAACGGGAGGCGCTGGCCGACTCCGCGACGGTCATTCGGGGGGCGATCGATCGGCTGTCGGTCTGA
- a CDS encoding DUF7523 family protein: MSLAAETRAAVRARPWLRYALRAGVVNYAAAAESLDVGGDRDAVATALRRFAGDLPDIDTDAREVTVRMRSGVGLGGADGDAGSGDSDGAAGAGTADADPIASVGGERILPGGGGLTAVTADGDVDAAALSAVVDRLAAENVVVDAAGVAGDRLAVVVPRSDGANALRLVEEALAAVPDG; this comes from the coding sequence ATGTCACTGGCCGCAGAGACGCGGGCCGCAGTCAGGGCCCGGCCGTGGTTGCGCTACGCGCTCCGTGCGGGCGTCGTGAACTACGCGGCTGCAGCGGAGTCCCTCGACGTCGGGGGCGACCGCGACGCCGTCGCGACCGCGCTCCGCCGGTTCGCCGGGGACCTCCCCGATATCGACACCGACGCCCGCGAGGTCACCGTCCGGATGCGCAGCGGCGTCGGCCTCGGTGGCGCCGACGGCGACGCCGGGAGCGGCGATAGCGACGGCGCCGCCGGCGCGGGCACTGCGGACGCCGACCCGATCGCGTCGGTCGGCGGCGAACGGATCCTGCCGGGTGGCGGCGGATTGACCGCCGTCACAGCCGACGGCGACGTTGACGCCGCGGCGCTGTCGGCTGTCGTCGACCGGCTCGCGGCCGAGAACGTGGTTGTTGACGCCGCAGGCGTCGCGGGCGACCGCCTCGCCGTGGTGGTCCCGCGGAGCGACGGGGCAAACGCGCTGCGGCTGGTCGAGGAGGCACTGGCGGCGGTCCCCGACGGGTAA
- a CDS encoding class I adenylate-forming enzyme family protein produces the protein MNFANHVDITARNHGGALAVADPARELTYTELSRETDAVASGLAELGVDPGDRVALFLPNGVTFLTAYFGAMKRGAVPVPINLRFDPETIGFVLRSTGASVLVTSGRFEDAVADRDVDIEHLVVADGDAGTGYDELVDTEGRADVCERRSNELAELLFTSGTTGRPKGVKHTHGNLAANGWGYVRYFEFYSAETVGLTVVPLFHAAGLNVTATPLVLVGAENHFLPAWDAETGLETMAGRGVTTAMFVPTMVIDLLEFGTEGYDLSALSHVIVGGSPMPKERIEAAEEALGVTLLEGYGMTETTPAAAVNRPDQDVRKAGSIGPPMRDLVDVRIEDPETGRAVGVDEKGELLWRGDTVTPGYWNDPEANAESFVDREGETWLRSGDIGRMDEDGHLFVEDRLDDMIVTGGENVYPREVEDVVYELDGVVEVSVVGTPQERLGEQVTAVVVGDGTVTASDVESICRDRLADYKVPRSVEFVESIPKTSTRKVDKVALRERFGGDG, from the coding sequence ATGAACTTCGCGAACCACGTCGACATCACTGCGCGCAATCACGGCGGCGCCCTCGCGGTGGCGGACCCTGCGAGAGAACTCACCTACACCGAACTGTCCCGGGAGACCGACGCCGTCGCAAGCGGGCTGGCGGAACTGGGCGTCGACCCGGGCGACCGGGTCGCCCTGTTCCTGCCGAACGGTGTGACGTTTCTGACGGCGTACTTCGGCGCGATGAAGCGCGGCGCGGTCCCGGTGCCGATCAACCTCCGGTTCGACCCCGAGACCATCGGGTTCGTGCTCCGGAGCACCGGCGCGTCGGTGCTCGTCACGAGCGGCCGGTTCGAGGACGCCGTCGCCGACCGCGACGTGGACATCGAGCACCTGGTCGTCGCGGACGGCGACGCCGGGACGGGATACGACGAACTCGTCGACACCGAGGGTCGCGCCGACGTGTGCGAACGTCGGAGCAACGAACTGGCGGAGCTGCTGTTCACAAGCGGGACGACGGGCCGGCCGAAGGGCGTCAAACACACCCACGGGAACCTCGCGGCCAACGGGTGGGGGTACGTCCGCTACTTCGAGTTTTACTCGGCGGAGACGGTCGGCCTGACGGTCGTGCCGCTGTTCCACGCGGCGGGGTTGAACGTCACCGCGACCCCGCTCGTGCTCGTCGGCGCCGAGAACCACTTCCTGCCGGCGTGGGACGCCGAGACCGGCCTGGAGACGATGGCCGGTCGCGGGGTGACGACGGCGATGTTCGTGCCGACGATGGTCATCGACCTGCTCGAATTCGGGACCGAGGGGTACGACCTCTCGGCGCTGTCGCACGTGATCGTCGGCGGATCACCGATGCCAAAAGAGCGGATCGAGGCCGCCGAGGAGGCGCTCGGCGTCACGCTGCTGGAAGGGTACGGGATGACGGAGACGACCCCCGCGGCTGCAGTCAACCGGCCCGACCAGGACGTCCGGAAGGCGGGGAGCATCGGGCCGCCGATGCGGGACCTCGTCGACGTGCGCATCGAGGACCCCGAGACCGGCCGAGCTGTCGGGGTCGACGAGAAAGGCGAACTGCTCTGGCGCGGCGATACGGTCACCCCCGGATACTGGAACGACCCGGAGGCGAACGCGGAGTCGTTCGTCGACCGCGAGGGAGAGACGTGGCTCCGGTCGGGGGACATCGGCCGGATGGACGAAGACGGCCACCTGTTCGTGGAGGACCGCCTCGACGATATGATCGTCACCGGCGGCGAGAACGTTTACCCACGGGAGGTCGAGGACGTCGTCTACGAACTCGACGGGGTCGTCGAGGTCAGCGTCGTGGGGACGCCGCAGGAACGCCTCGGCGAGCAGGTCACCGCGGTCGTCGTCGGAGACGGGACAGTCACCGCATCGGACGTCGAGTCGATCTGTCGCGACCGCCTCGCGGACTACAAGGTCCCGCGCTCGGTCGAGTTCGTCGAATCGATCCCGAAGACTTCGACCCGGAAAGTCGACAAGGTGGCGCTTCGCGAGCGGTTCGGCGGGGACGGCTGA
- a CDS encoding potassium channel family protein, whose translation MSDSPHVVIAGSGRVGNRVAEQFADRGRTVTVIDPDPDAVEAVDHEHINVRQGDATKPSVLREVLSDATEVVGALTDKEDTNLVVCMAAKEFGSNVRTVARIEDRAGDEYNEYVDEVYFPERASVRAAVNALTGSDVRTLEEVTGDLEILDIRVGYGAPAAGKVVSEVLPEGSVVIAETDGHVAVQHSTTLVEGRRYLIAADRDVVSEVIRQCTGDPGRT comes from the coding sequence ATGAGCGATTCACCACACGTCGTCATCGCAGGGAGCGGACGCGTCGGAAACCGAGTTGCCGAACAGTTCGCGGACCGCGGGCGGACGGTGACCGTCATCGACCCCGACCCGGACGCGGTCGAGGCCGTCGATCACGAGCACATCAACGTCCGTCAGGGCGACGCGACGAAGCCGTCGGTCCTGCGGGAGGTGCTCTCGGACGCGACCGAGGTCGTCGGCGCGCTGACCGACAAGGAGGACACGAACCTCGTGGTGTGTATGGCCGCAAAGGAGTTCGGCTCGAACGTCAGGACCGTCGCCCGGATCGAGGATCGCGCGGGCGACGAGTACAACGAGTACGTCGACGAGGTCTACTTCCCGGAACGCGCAAGCGTCCGGGCGGCGGTCAACGCCCTCACCGGGAGCGACGTCCGGACGCTGGAGGAGGTGACGGGCGACCTCGAAATCCTCGACATCCGGGTCGGCTACGGCGCCCCGGCCGCGGGCAAGGTCGTCTCGGAGGTCCTGCCGGAGGGGTCGGTCGTCATTGCCGAGACCGACGGCCACGTCGCGGTCCAACACTCCACGACGCTCGTGGAGGGCCGGCGGTACCTGATCGCGGCCGACCGGGACGTCGTCAGCGAGGTCATCCGGCAGTGCACCGGCGACCCCGGGCGGACGTAG
- a CDS encoding CbiX/SirB N-terminal domain-containing protein, producing MQALVILAHGSHLNPDSSTPTHRHADTIRETGAFDEVKTGFWKEEPSLREVLRTVESDEVYVVPLFISEGYFTEQVIPRELRLSGWDVSEWDSDGLSADTATLVAEDTGQTVHYCGPVGTHEAMTDVLVRRAETVTGDPDVGEGFGFAVVGHGTERNENSAKAIEYHADRVRGMDRFDEVQALYMDEEPEVDDVTDYFGSEDVVVVPLFVADGFHTQEDIPEDMGLTDDYRTGYDVPATVEGHRIWYAGAVGTEGLMADVVLERASDAGADIDAAIATVREATRETQAAGD from the coding sequence ATGCAAGCGCTGGTCATCCTGGCTCACGGGTCGCACCTCAATCCCGACTCGTCGACGCCGACCCACCGGCACGCGGACACCATCCGCGAGACGGGCGCGTTCGACGAGGTAAAAACCGGGTTCTGGAAGGAAGAGCCCTCCCTCCGGGAGGTCCTCCGGACCGTCGAGAGCGACGAGGTCTACGTCGTCCCGCTTTTCATCAGCGAGGGGTACTTCACCGAACAGGTGATCCCGCGGGAACTCCGGCTGTCGGGGTGGGACGTCTCCGAGTGGGACTCCGACGGGCTGAGCGCGGATACCGCAACCCTCGTCGCGGAGGACACCGGCCAGACCGTCCACTACTGCGGGCCGGTCGGCACCCACGAGGCGATGACCGACGTGCTGGTCCGGCGCGCCGAGACGGTGACCGGCGACCCCGACGTCGGCGAGGGGTTCGGCTTCGCGGTCGTCGGCCACGGCACCGAGCGCAACGAGAACTCCGCGAAGGCGATCGAGTACCACGCCGACCGCGTCCGCGGGATGGACCGCTTCGACGAGGTGCAGGCGCTGTACATGGACGAGGAACCCGAGGTCGACGACGTCACCGACTACTTCGGGAGCGAGGACGTGGTGGTGGTCCCGCTTTTCGTCGCCGACGGGTTCCACACCCAGGAGGACATCCCCGAGGATATGGGGCTGACCGACGACTACCGGACCGGCTACGACGTGCCCGCGACGGTCGAGGGCCACCGGATCTGGTACGCCGGCGCGGTCGGCACCGAGGGCCTGATGGCGGACGTCGTGCTCGAACGGGCCTCCGACGCCGGCGCCGATATCGACGCCGCGATCGCGACCGTCCGCGAGGCGACCCGCGAGACGCAGGCGGCGGGTGACTGA
- a CDS encoding DR2241 family protein, with translation MTDVRDEQVDALLDRVAERPVELDGLRVTDDDDGYALETPDESHDGLSEPELREAVRSDHVVPYITNWYFWEEAIGRRGRHRRAFLRHAEAADEHPVPERYDALRSGLETEWGEVVVTATLGADGHRRYEIRHVDDAGVDHDELDAYHDPLSARELSTYDERGRYRPLRTAPSLVSGWVFPDLDGRDAVETLDTIYPASIANWNLEREGDLDVTHWRETAERQTGIYDVVEELPPDAVDWLAEACCVDSQCLKRREWQYDADHDLEADGGTGAFPCREPCSLVVAAARKWTKLEEEETRTYEFELTPSEKEQIEAIVDAVADDRIDEIREADVYEGANRYRTRFLRAKRFDEAGNLAGVATEPEEGHHDDHGDDGDRDDHGDDGDHDDHSDRDD, from the coding sequence GTGACTGACGTGCGGGACGAACAGGTCGACGCCCTGCTCGACCGGGTCGCCGAGCGCCCCGTCGAACTCGACGGCCTCCGGGTGACGGACGACGACGACGGTTACGCGCTCGAAACGCCCGACGAGAGCCACGATGGACTGTCGGAGCCGGAGCTTCGTGAAGCGGTCCGCTCGGATCACGTCGTCCCATATATCACAAACTGGTACTTCTGGGAGGAGGCCATCGGCCGACGCGGCCGGCACCGCCGGGCGTTCCTCCGCCACGCCGAGGCCGCCGACGAGCACCCCGTCCCCGAGCGGTACGACGCGCTCCGGTCGGGGCTGGAGACCGAGTGGGGCGAGGTCGTCGTGACCGCGACGCTCGGCGCGGACGGTCACCGCCGCTACGAGATCCGCCACGTCGACGACGCCGGCGTCGATCACGACGAACTGGACGCCTACCACGACCCGCTTTCCGCCCGGGAGCTGTCCACCTACGACGAACGGGGCCGGTACCGCCCGCTCCGGACTGCCCCCTCGCTGGTCTCGGGGTGGGTCTTCCCCGACCTTGACGGCCGCGACGCCGTTGAGACGCTGGACACGATCTACCCCGCCTCGATCGCGAACTGGAACCTCGAACGCGAGGGCGACCTCGACGTCACCCACTGGCGGGAGACCGCCGAGCGCCAGACCGGGATCTATGACGTCGTCGAGGAACTTCCACCCGACGCCGTCGACTGGCTGGCCGAGGCCTGCTGTGTCGACTCCCAGTGTCTCAAGCGCCGGGAGTGGCAGTACGACGCCGACCACGACCTCGAAGCCGACGGCGGGACCGGGGCGTTCCCCTGCCGGGAACCCTGCTCGCTGGTCGTCGCCGCCGCGCGCAAGTGGACGAAACTGGAGGAGGAAGAGACCCGCACCTACGAGTTCGAGCTGACGCCCTCCGAGAAGGAACAGATCGAGGCCATCGTCGACGCCGTCGCCGACGACCGGATCGACGAGATCCGAGAGGCCGACGTCTACGAGGGCGCCAACCGCTACCGAACGCGGTTCCTGCGTGCGAAGCGGTTCGACGAGGCGGGGAACCTCGCCGGCGTGGCAACCGAACCCGAGGAGGGACACCACGACGATCACGGTGACGATGGTGACCGCGACGACCACGGTGACGATGGTGATCACGACGACCACAGCGACCGCGACGACTGA
- a CDS encoding DUF7508 domain-containing protein, whose protein sequence is MSLRKRWQPLTRSTVGSAPEAYGLIEFGDGDGTVLRAAAGFLPDELREELAYGDAEQVRWKRAQSREHAERLLDER, encoded by the coding sequence ATGAGCCTCAGGAAACGGTGGCAGCCGCTGACGCGGTCGACGGTCGGATCCGCGCCGGAGGCGTACGGCCTGATCGAGTTCGGCGACGGCGACGGGACCGTCCTCCGGGCCGCGGCGGGCTTTCTCCCGGACGAACTCCGCGAGGAGTTGGCCTACGGTGACGCCGAACAGGTGCGGTGGAAGCGCGCACAGTCCCGCGAGCACGCAGAGCGGCTGCTGGACGAGCGGTAG
- a CDS encoding DUF5796 family protein: MSAHSDVPPSTVGVELLESGVEVEYVDGRTTFYRGVPEPVTDTLTTPPKKETHVLVTDPTETEGVLLYVNDLKTHDDILESTGVGRVILDDGGSEEVFPGVTVRRPGGMRTEVEADPEVARGRVFVFVEDDWGEASYEFVTEGDTDTEDAASDDSTAE, translated from the coding sequence ATGAGCGCGCACAGCGACGTCCCGCCGAGCACCGTCGGCGTCGAACTCCTCGAATCCGGCGTCGAGGTGGAGTACGTCGACGGCCGGACGACGTTCTACCGGGGCGTTCCCGAGCCCGTCACCGACACGCTCACTACGCCGCCGAAAAAGGAAACGCACGTCCTCGTCACCGACCCGACGGAAACCGAGGGCGTCCTGCTCTACGTCAACGACCTGAAGACCCACGACGACATCCTCGAGTCGACGGGGGTCGGGCGGGTCATCCTCGACGACGGCGGGAGCGAGGAGGTGTTCCCCGGGGTGACGGTGCGCCGCCCCGGCGGGATGCGGACGGAAGTCGAGGCCGACCCCGAAGTCGCCCGCGGCCGCGTGTTCGTCTTCGTCGAGGACGACTGGGGGGAGGCCTCCTACGAGTTCGTGACCGAGGGCGATACCGACACCGAGGACGCCGCGTCCGACGATTCCACCGCCGAATGA
- a CDS encoding acyl dehydratase — protein MGDRFRADRSITFSRESIVEFAAEYDPQPFHLDEAAGEASPWRPRRQRPPQLLRLQPPLDGGVLPAGRVPGETRHRRPPVPPAVRPGDSLTVDVVVADKRVSESDPERGYVDADVIGSDAEGTEVVSWRVLEMVRREPAASSESD, from the coding sequence GTGGGCGACCGCTTCCGGGCCGACCGGTCGATCACGTTCTCCCGGGAGTCGATCGTCGAGTTCGCCGCCGAGTACGACCCACAGCCGTTCCACCTCGACGAGGCGGCGGGCGAGGCGTCGCCGTGGCGGCCTCGTCGCCAGCGGCCTCCACAGCTTCTGCGCCTGCAGCCGCCTCTCGACGGAGGCGTTCTTCCGGCGGGTCGCGTTCCTGGGGAGACGCGGCATCGACGACCTCCGGTGCCACCGGCCGTCCGCCCGGGCGACAGCCTGACAGTCGACGTCGTGGTCGCGGACAAGCGGGTCTCGGAGTCGGATCCCGAACGGGGCTACGTCGACGCCGACGTGATCGGCTCCGACGCCGAGGGCACCGAGGTCGTCTCCTGGCGCGTGCTGGAGATGGTCCGGCGGGAGCCCGCCGCGTCGTCGGAGTCGGACTGA
- a CDS encoding shikimate kinase, which produces MRGRAAALGAGTVLNALSTGVGSAFAIDVETTATVELDGSGRVTGTVVDEGDADTDLIERCVELASEAYGDGASGGTVRTESDVPMAAGLKSSSAAANAAVLATADALGADPDPLAACRLGVRAARETGVTVTGAFDDASASMLGGVTVTNNEEDELLARNEVGWDVLVWTPEERAYSADADVERCANVAPMAELVADLALEDRYAEAMTVNGLAFSAALGFSPDPAVEAMPHAAGVSLSGTGPSVVAVGDAADLDRVHDRWSERSGRTWRTTTRADGAHIL; this is translated from the coding sequence ATGCGAGGTCGTGCAGCCGCGCTCGGAGCAGGGACGGTGCTGAACGCGCTGTCGACCGGCGTCGGCTCCGCGTTCGCTATCGACGTCGAGACGACAGCAACCGTCGAACTCGACGGCTCCGGGCGCGTGACGGGAACAGTGGTCGACGAGGGCGACGCCGACACCGACCTGATCGAGCGGTGCGTCGAGCTCGCGAGCGAGGCCTACGGCGACGGCGCGTCGGGCGGGACCGTCCGGACCGAAAGCGACGTGCCGATGGCGGCGGGGCTGAAGAGTTCCAGCGCCGCCGCCAACGCGGCCGTGCTCGCGACCGCCGACGCGCTCGGCGCCGACCCCGATCCGCTCGCGGCGTGTCGGCTCGGCGTCCGTGCGGCGCGGGAGACCGGCGTCACCGTCACCGGCGCGTTCGACGACGCCTCGGCGTCGATGCTCGGGGGCGTCACCGTCACCAACAACGAGGAAGACGAACTGCTCGCCCGCAACGAGGTGGGCTGGGACGTCCTCGTCTGGACGCCGGAGGAACGGGCTTACTCCGCCGACGCCGACGTCGAGCGGTGTGCGAACGTCGCGCCGATGGCGGAACTGGTCGCGGACCTCGCCTTGGAGGACCGGTACGCCGAGGCGATGACGGTCAACGGGCTGGCGTTCTCGGCCGCGCTCGGGTTCTCACCGGATCCGGCGGTCGAGGCGATGCCGCACGCTGCGGGGGTGTCGCTGTCGGGCACGGGCCCGAGCGTCGTCGCGGTCGGGGACGCCGCTGACCTCGATCGCGTCCACGACCGCTGGAGCGAGCGCAGCGGGCGGACCTGGCGAACCACGACGCGGGCCGACGGAGCACACATCCTATGA
- a CDS encoding chorismate mutase, producing MSNNDHTEGEPSLEELREEIESIDRELVELIARRTYVADSIAEVKAQQGLPTTDEGQEERVMERAGRNAEHFDVDSNLVKAVFRLLIELNKVEQRESR from the coding sequence ATGAGCAACAACGACCACACCGAGGGGGAACCGTCGCTGGAGGAACTCCGCGAGGAGATCGAAAGCATCGACCGGGAGCTCGTCGAGCTGATCGCCCGTCGGACCTACGTCGCCGACTCGATCGCGGAGGTGAAAGCCCAGCAGGGCCTGCCCACGACCGACGAGGGCCAGGAGGAGCGCGTGATGGAGCGTGCCGGCCGGAACGCCGAGCATTTCGACGTGGATTCGAACCTGGTGAAGGCCGTCTTCCGGCTGCTGATCGAGCTGAACAAGGTCGAACAGCGGGAGAGCCGGTAG
- a CDS encoding type II toxin-antitoxin system VapC family toxin — protein MKVFVDTNVFIASITDEPGRSDVATELLNENHDFCTSIPNPMEIRSVLTKKKRVEQERVEEVLADIHGGVDIYAPEISDQISAYSLQQDTLLYTLDCVLLALAEDIDATLVTFDGELLENGAISPTELME, from the coding sequence ATGAAAGTATTCGTCGATACGAACGTTTTCATCGCTAGCATCACCGACGAACCGGGTCGCAGTGACGTAGCGACTGAACTGCTGAACGAGAATCACGACTTTTGTACGTCGATTCCCAATCCTATGGAAATTCGGTCGGTGTTGACGAAAAAGAAGCGCGTAGAACAGGAACGAGTCGAAGAGGTACTGGCGGATATCCACGGAGGCGTCGATATCTACGCGCCGGAAATCAGCGACCAGATTTCGGCGTATAGTCTCCAGCAAGACACGTTACTGTACACACTCGACTGCGTTCTTCTCGCTCTCGCCGAGGATATCGACGCCACGCTGGTCACGTTCGATGGTGAACTACTGGAGAACGGTGCCATCTCTCCAACCGAGTTGATGGAATAG
- a CDS encoding PIN domain-containing protein — protein MTVYVETDFLLALAKNSDWLQGSAEEALNEYEVETSAFSYLELVLARERYEFDYVPLVANLLELVPVRDEEETQVVLKAINYYEEGMTPFDAFHAATAETRGMDVLSSERDYDGIEVERVPLEPADEE, from the coding sequence ATGACGGTGTACGTCGAGACGGACTTCCTGCTCGCGCTCGCCAAGAACTCCGACTGGTTGCAGGGGTCGGCTGAAGAAGCCCTCAACGAGTATGAGGTCGAAACCTCGGCGTTCTCGTATCTCGAACTCGTCCTCGCTCGGGAACGCTACGAGTTCGATTACGTTCCGCTCGTGGCCAATCTGCTCGAACTCGTCCCCGTGCGGGACGAGGAGGAGACGCAGGTGGTGCTGAAGGCTATCAATTACTACGAGGAAGGAATGACGCCGTTCGACGCGTTTCACGCCGCGACCGCAGAGACACGTGGAATGGACGTCCTCTCGTCGGAGAGAGATTACGACGGCATCGAAGTCGAACGGGTCCCCCTCGAACCGGCCGACGAGGAGTAA